From the genome of Streptomyces sp. NBC_01304:
AACCACCGCTTCCCGTCGATGGACAGCGCGCGAAAGCCCCCGCCCGGGCGGTGCGGGTCGGTCAGCCGTGCCGCGAACTCCTCGAAGACGTCGAGCGGCACGAGATAGCTGTGGTCGAAGCGGGCCAGCAGTTCGGCCCGCGCGGTGACCTCCTGGAGCGTGATCGGGTGCGCGGCGAGTGCCGCCCGGCCGATCGCGCGTACGGCCGGGTTCACACGCCTCCCTTGGCCAGCGCGCGCCCGAAGGAACGCGGCGACTGCGCCACGGGCTCGGATCGCGGGGCGGGCTGGCGGTAGCGCACTTCCAGGACCATCAGATCCCGTACGAAATCGATCTCCTGGACCGTCCAGCCGAGCGGTTCCCCGAGCCGTCGCCGCAGATCGGCCCGCAGCGCGTCCGGCTCGCGGTGCACCACGTCCAGGGTGATCAGGGTCCGGCGGTCACGTGCGTACAGCCACGGATGGTCGGCGACGTACACCACGAGCAGCAGCACGCCGCAGAGCGCGGCGGCCGTGCCGAGGCCGAGGCCCGGCAGGCCGCAGATCAGGCCGAGGACGAGGGTCGTGAAGTAGTACGCGACCTCCTGGTGCTGCACGGTGTCCGACCGCAGCCGGATGATCGAGAGGACCCCGAAGAGCCCGAACCCGACCGCGAGCCCGCCGCCCGTCCCGCCCCTTGCCAGGGCGGCCACGACCGCGAACAGGGCCGTGTTCAGGGCG
Proteins encoded in this window:
- a CDS encoding DUF4956 domain-containing protein; this encodes MQSTQSLPALGAHLGLDLAAVALLTFGVFYPRHRRRELIPAYLALNTALFAVVAALARGGTGGGLAVGFGLFGVLSIIRLRSDTVQHQEVAYYFTTLVLGLICGLPGLGLGTAAALCGVLLLVVYVADHPWLYARDRRTLITLDVVHREPDALRADLRRRLGEPLGWTVQEIDFVRDLMVLEVRYRQPAPRSEPVAQSPRSFGRALAKGGV